In Portunus trituberculatus isolate SZX2019 chromosome 10, ASM1759143v1, whole genome shotgun sequence, one genomic interval encodes:
- the LOC123502209 gene encoding cuticle protein 19.8-like, giving the protein MACKLLLVLAALVALSAASYAPQDSYRAAPANYDFNWAVNDAASGNNYAHQEARDGDNTQGYYFVQLPDGRLQKVTYSVQGDSGFLAEVTYEGEAQYPQQGYGAPARHPTPTYGTPGPHYAR; this is encoded by the exons ATGGCTTGCAAG ctcctcctcgtcctggcCGCCCTAGTGGCCCTCTCCGCCGCCTCCTACGCGCCTCAGGACTCCTATAGAGCA GCGCCCGCCAACTATGACTTCAACTGGGCCGTCAACGACGCTGCTTCCGGCAACAACTACGCCCACCAGGAGGCCCGCGACGGAGACAACACGCAAGGATACTACTTCGTGCAGCTGCCCGACGGTCGCCTGCAGAAGGTCACCTACTCTGTGCAGGGCGACTCAGGCTTCCTGGCCGAGGTCACTTACGAGGGCGAGGCCCAGTATCCCCAGCAGGGATATGGCGCTCCTGCCAGGCACCCGACTCCGACCTACGGCACCCCTGGCCCGCACTACGCCCGCTGA
- the LOC123502212 gene encoding cuticle protein 19.8-like isoform X2 — translation MACKLLLVLAALVGLSAASYVPQDSYRAAPANYDFNWAVNDAASGNNYAHQEARDGDNTQGYYFVQLPDGRLQKVTYSVQGDSGFLAEVTYEGEAQYPQQGYGAPARHPTPTYGTPGPHYAR, via the exons ATGGCCTGCAAG ctcctcctcgtcctggcCGCCCTCGTGGGCCTCTCCGCCGCCTCCTACGTGCCCCAGGACTCCTATAGAGCA GCGCCCGCCAACTATGACTTCAACTGGGCCGTCAACGACGCTGCTTCCGGCAACAACTACGCCCACCAGGAGGCCCGCGACGGAGACAACACGCAAGGATACTACTTCGTGCAGCTGCCCGACGGTCGCCTGCAGAAGGTCACCTACTCTGTGCAGGGCGACTCAGGCTTCCTGGCCGAGGTCACTTACGAGGGCGAGGCCCAGTATCCCCAGCAGGGATATGGCGCTCCTGCCAGGCACCCGACTCCGACCTACGGCACCCCTGGCCCGCACTACGCCCGCTGA
- the LOC123502212 gene encoding cuticle protein 19.8-like isoform X1 — translation MACKLLLVLAALVALSAASYVPQDSYRAAPANYDFNWAVNDAASGNNYGQQEARDGDNTQGYYFVQLPDGRLQKVTYSVQGDSGFLAEVTYEGEAQYPQQGYGAPARHPTPTYGTPGPHYAR, via the exons ATGGCCTGCAAG CTTCTCCTCGTCCTGGCCGCCCTCGTGGCCCTCTCCGCTGCCTCCTACGTGCCCCAGGACTCCTATAGAGCA GCACCCGCCAACTATGACTTCAACTGGGCCGTCAACGATGCTGCTTCCGGCAACAACTACGGGCAACAGGAGGCCCGCGACGGAGACAACACGCAGGGATACTACTTCGTGCAGCTGCCCGACGGTCGCCTGCAGAAGGTCACCTACTCTGTGCAGGGCGACTCAGGCTTCCTGGCCGAGGTCACTTACGAGGGCGAGGCTCAGTACCCACAGCAGGGATACGGCGCCCCCGCCAGGCACCCGACGCCCACCTACGGCACCCCTGGCCCGCACTACGCCCGTTGA
- the LOC123502212 gene encoding cuticle protein 19.8-like isoform X3, with product MACKLLLVLAALVALSAASYVPQDSYRAAPANYDFNWAVNDAASGNNYAHQEARDGDNTQGYYFVQLPDGRLQKVTYSVQGDSGFLAEVTYEGEAQYPQQGYGAPARHPTPTYGTPGPHYAR from the exons ATGGCCTGCAAG CTTCTCCTCGTCCTGGCCGCCCTCGTGGCCCTCTCCGCTGCCTCCTACGTGCCCCAGGACTCCTATAGAGCA GCGCCCGCCAACTATGACTTCAACTGGGCCGTCAACGACGCTGCTTCCGGCAACAACTACGCCCACCAGGAGGCCCGCGACGGAGACAACACGCAAGGATACTACTTCGTGCAGCTGCCCGACGGTCGCCTGCAGAAGGTCACCTACTCTGTGCAGGGCGACTCAGGCTTCCTGGCCGAGGTCACTTACGAGGGCGAGGCCCAGTATCCCCAGCAGGGATATGGCGCTCCTGCCAGGCACCCGACTCCGACCTACGGCACCCCTGGCCCGCACTACGCCCGCTGA
- the LOC123502190 gene encoding cuticle protein 19.8-like isoform X3, whose translation MACKLLFLAALVALSAASYVPQDSYRAAPANYDFNWAVNDAASGNNYGQQEARDGDNTQGYYFVQLPDGRLQKVTYSVQGDSGFLAEVTYEGEAQYPQQGYGAPARHPTPTYGTPGPHYAR comes from the exons ATGGCCTGCAAG CTTCTCTTCCTGGCCGCCCTCGTGGCTCTCTCCGCCGCCTCCTACGTGCCTCAGGACTCCTATAGAGCA GCGCCTGCCAACTATGACTTCAACTGGGCCGTCAACGACGCTGCTTCCGGCAACAACTACGGGCAACAGGAGGCCCGCGACGGAGACAACACGCAGGGATATTACTTCGTGCAGCTGCCCGACGGTCGTCTGCAGAAGGTCACCTACTCTGTGCAGGGCGACTCAGGCTTCCTGGCCGAGGTCACTTACGAGGGCGAGGCTCAGTACCCACAGCAGGGATACGGCGCCCCCGCCAGGCACCCGACGCCGACTTACGGCACCCCTGGCCCGCACTACGCCCGCTGA
- the LOC123502190 gene encoding cuticle protein 19.8-like isoform X2, which produces MACKLLLVLATLVALSAASYVPQDSYRAAPANYDFNWAVNDAASGNNYAHQEARDGDNTQGYYFVQLPDGRLQKVTYSVQGDSGFLAEVTYEGEAQYPQQGYGAPARHPTPTYGTPGPQYAR; this is translated from the exons ATGGCCTGCAAG CTTCTCCTCGTCTTGGCCACCCTAGTGGCCCTCTCCGCCGCCTCCTACGTGCCCCAGGACTCCTATAGAGCA GCGCCCGCCAACTATGACTTCAACTGGGCCGTCAACGACGCTGCTTCCGGCAACAACTACGCCCACCAGGAGGCCCGCGACGGAGACAACACGCAGGGATACTACTTCGTGCAGCTGCCCGACGGTCGCCTGCAGAAGGTCACCTATTCTGTGCAGGGCGACTCAGGCTTCCTGGCCGAGGTCACTTACGAGGGCGAGGCCCAGTACCCACAGCAGGGATACGGCGCCCCTGCCAGGCATCCGACGCCCACCTACGGCACCCCTGGCCCGCAATACGCCCGCTGA
- the LOC123502190 gene encoding cuticle protein 7-like isoform X1, translating into MTQSQGLTAFPSPAATTAITTISPLYKPRRFSVTTIHTPASCINMACKLLLVLATLVALSAASYVPQDSYRAAPANYDFNWAVNDAASGNNYAHQEARDGDNTQGYYFVQLPDGRLQKVTYSVQGDSGFLAEVTYEGEAQYPQQGYGAPARHPTPTYGTPGPQYAR; encoded by the exons ATGACACAAAGTCAAGGGTTGACTGCTTTCCCCTCTCCAGcagccaccaccgccatcaccaccatctcaccGCTATATAAGCCGCGCCGCTTCTCCGTCACCACCATTCACACTCCTGCCTCCTGCATCAACATGGCCTGCAAG CTTCTCCTCGTCTTGGCCACCCTAGTGGCCCTCTCCGCCGCCTCCTACGTGCCCCAGGACTCCTATAGAGCA GCGCCCGCCAACTATGACTTCAACTGGGCCGTCAACGACGCTGCTTCCGGCAACAACTACGCCCACCAGGAGGCCCGCGACGGAGACAACACGCAGGGATACTACTTCGTGCAGCTGCCCGACGGTCGCCTGCAGAAGGTCACCTATTCTGTGCAGGGCGACTCAGGCTTCCTGGCCGAGGTCACTTACGAGGGCGAGGCCCAGTACCCACAGCAGGGATACGGCGCCCCTGCCAGGCATCCGACGCCCACCTACGGCACCCCTGGCCCGCAATACGCCCGCTGA
- the LOC123502047 gene encoding cuticle protein 7-like, protein MCKASGQRLLLFLTKGTLNQGLSGFPPQHQPPPPPPPPLYKPRHLSVTTIHTPASCSNMACKLLLVLAAFVALSAASYVPQDSYGAAPANYDFNWAVNDAASSNNYGQQEARDGDNTQGYYFVQLPDGRLQKVTYSVQGDSGFLAEVTYEGEAQYPQQGYGAPARHPTPTYGTPGPHYAR, encoded by the exons ATGTGTAAAG CATCTGGTCAGCGATTGCTACTCTTCCTCACCAAGGGAACGTTGAATCAAGGGCTGTCTGGCTTTCCCCCTcaacatcaaccaccaccacctccaccaccaccgctatatAAGCCGCGCCACCTCTCCGTCACCACCATTCACACTCCTGCCTCCTGCAGCAACATGGCCTGCAAG CTCCTTCTCGTCCTGGCCGCCTTCGTGGCACTCTCCGCCGCCTCCTACGTGCCCCAGGACTCCTATGGAGCA GCGCCTGCCAACTATGACTTCAACTGGGCCGTCAACGACGCTGCTTCCAGCAACAACTACGGGCAACAGGAGGCCCGCGACGGAGACAACACGCAGGGATATTACTTCGTGCAGTTGCCCGACGGTCGCCTGCAGAAGGTTACCTACTCTGTGCAGGGCGACTCAGGCTTCCTGGCCGAGGTCACTTACGAGGGCGAGGCCCAGTACCCACAGCAGGGATACGGCGCCCCTGCCAGGCACCCGACGCCTACCTACGGCACCCCTGGCCCGCACTACGCCCGCTGa